One Planctomicrobium piriforme DNA segment encodes these proteins:
- a CDS encoding ExeA family protein codes for MYRAYWNLSRRPFDDGALPEFYFPSAAHQAALLKLRYLVEQQKGLGVIAGEHGLGKTYLTHVLESELAPAGNFPFLRLVFPQLSPAGTLAYLARRLGAAVASDASDAIVLAALEQRLAELRDAQQHIIFLIDDAHLLELPQLHLLRLMLNFREEGIGAFSLILSGRTEVLSRLQQVAALDQRVAVRTAVEPLSPEEVLPYAIHRLWIAGRKDPIFNEAAAESIWQLSQGIPRRINQLCDLALLVGYVDHQRAISAVDVEAAAEELVSVAA; via the coding sequence ATGTATCGAGCCTACTGGAATCTCAGCCGCCGCCCGTTTGACGACGGCGCGCTGCCCGAATTCTATTTTCCGAGTGCGGCCCATCAGGCCGCGCTGCTGAAGCTGCGTTATCTGGTCGAGCAGCAAAAAGGGCTCGGTGTGATCGCCGGCGAACACGGTCTTGGGAAGACCTACCTGACTCATGTGCTTGAGTCTGAACTCGCCCCGGCCGGGAATTTTCCATTTCTACGACTGGTGTTCCCGCAACTCAGCCCGGCCGGCACCTTGGCCTATCTGGCCCGTCGGCTCGGGGCCGCGGTCGCTTCCGACGCCTCGGACGCGATCGTCCTGGCCGCTCTCGAGCAGCGTCTTGCCGAACTCCGGGATGCACAGCAGCACATTATTTTTTTGATCGACGATGCCCATCTGCTCGAACTTCCGCAACTGCACTTATTACGGCTGATGCTCAACTTCCGGGAAGAGGGGATCGGCGCTTTCTCACTGATTCTCTCCGGCCGTACCGAAGTTCTTTCTCGTCTGCAGCAAGTGGCTGCGCTCGATCAGCGTGTCGCCGTCCGCACTGCCGTCGAGCCTCTTTCGCCTGAAGAAGTCCTGCCGTACGCCATCCACCGCTTGTGGATTGCCGGGCGGAAAGACCCCATCTTCAACGAGGCTGCCGCCGAGTCGATCTGGCAACTCTCACAGGGCATCCCCCGCCGCATCAATCAGCTCTGCGACCTCGCCCTGCTGGTCGGCTACGTCGATCACCAACGGGCAATCAGCGCGGTTGACGTGGAAGCCGCCGCCGAAGAACTCGTTTCGGTGGCAGCGTGA
- a CDS encoding Gfo/Idh/MocA family protein has protein sequence MSQASVRLGVVGLGGWGQNVLRSFSRTPGCELAMICDADANRLAQHGKQHPGAVATSSYQQLLQDESVQAVAIATPAPMHYAMARDALLAGKHVYVEKPMTLRVDHAEELVRLAATYDRKLMVGHLLMYHPAVQYLRQQITAGSLGDIYYIYCQRLNLGVVRSDENAFWSLAPHDISIIQYLFGAEPEQIVASGQSYLQPGVEDVVFANMRFNDGRIANIHVSWLDPLKTRQIVVVGSKKMVVFDDMQVAEKIRVYDKGAAREMAVADAMGAVKVRHGDIVIPHLPSREPLLEETSHFIDCVQNNKQPLSDGRNGLQVVRVLETVEQNLKAQRHRLQRAA, from the coding sequence ATGTCACAGGCATCCGTTCGTCTCGGGGTCGTCGGCCTTGGAGGCTGGGGACAGAACGTTCTTCGCAGCTTTTCCCGCACGCCGGGCTGCGAACTCGCCATGATTTGCGATGCCGACGCGAACCGTCTCGCACAGCACGGCAAACAGCACCCCGGAGCTGTCGCCACATCCAGCTACCAGCAATTGTTGCAGGATGAGTCAGTCCAAGCCGTGGCAATCGCGACTCCGGCCCCCATGCACTATGCCATGGCCCGCGACGCCCTGTTGGCCGGCAAACATGTCTATGTCGAAAAACCGATGACGCTCCGCGTCGACCACGCGGAAGAACTCGTCCGTCTCGCTGCCACCTACGACCGCAAGCTGATGGTCGGGCATCTGCTCATGTACCACCCGGCCGTGCAGTATCTTCGCCAGCAGATCACCGCTGGAAGCCTGGGCGACATCTATTACATCTACTGCCAGCGGCTCAACCTGGGGGTCGTCCGCTCCGACGAAAACGCCTTCTGGTCTCTGGCTCCGCACGATATCTCGATCATCCAGTACCTGTTCGGGGCCGAACCTGAGCAGATCGTCGCTTCCGGCCAGAGCTATCTGCAGCCCGGCGTCGAAGATGTCGTGTTCGCGAACATGCGTTTCAACGACGGCCGCATCGCCAACATCCATGTCTCCTGGCTCGATCCGCTCAAGACTCGACAGATCGTCGTCGTCGGTTCGAAGAAGATGGTCGTCTTCGACGACATGCAGGTGGCCGAGAAAATTCGCGTGTATGACAAGGGGGCTGCCCGTGAAATGGCGGTCGCCGACGCGATGGGTGCGGTGAAAGTTCGTCACGGCGATATCGTGATCCCGCATCTCCCCTCGCGCGAACCGCTGCTCGAAGAAACATCGCACTTCATCGACTGCGTGCAGAACAACAAACAGCCCCTCAGCGATGGCCGCAATGGATTGCAGGTCGTGCGAGTGCTCGAAACCGTCGAGCAGAACCTCAAGGCACAGCGTCACCGCCTGCAACGGGCCGCCTGA
- a CDS encoding glycosyltransferase family protein yields MRILHAANYNFDKDGARYFGWDHKVHQGLVQAGHYVYPFSISDRARMLSPLCSRTGGLWATNRKFIKCVENLRPDLLVLGHSAHLSEKTIQHVRESFPQMKICLYYGDAIWSGRRVDYLQAKLPFVDAVCISTGGELLRPYCGPGRPAAFIPNSVEPSIECHRAFECPTPDYDLVFFGTDKNLPERRKFLEDLRAGLPEFRFGFFGCMDQRSVFGFERDIIMSRSRMALNLSRRNDVAMCSSDRIAHTTGNGLLTLNFQDGGLESLYGPEEIVYFQNIDDLIAKCRAYSQNDTDWRHIAKNGWERAHRDYSSREVARFMVNLTFRDPAWREAAWSDHIFWPAEERTSRAAA; encoded by the coding sequence ATGCGCATTCTGCATGCCGCCAACTACAACTTCGATAAGGACGGGGCCCGCTATTTTGGCTGGGACCACAAGGTCCATCAGGGACTCGTGCAGGCGGGGCATTACGTCTACCCTTTCAGTATCAGCGATCGAGCCCGCATGCTCTCCCCGCTGTGCAGCCGCACCGGCGGCCTGTGGGCGACCAACCGCAAGTTCATCAAGTGCGTCGAAAACCTGCGTCCAGATCTCCTGGTTCTCGGGCACTCGGCACATCTCTCTGAGAAGACCATTCAGCACGTGCGGGAAAGCTTCCCGCAGATGAAGATCTGCCTGTACTACGGCGATGCCATCTGGTCGGGTCGCCGCGTCGACTATCTGCAGGCGAAACTGCCGTTTGTCGATGCCGTCTGCATCTCGACGGGCGGCGAACTGCTCCGTCCCTACTGCGGTCCCGGCCGGCCGGCCGCGTTCATTCCAAACTCCGTCGAACCGTCGATCGAATGCCATCGCGCTTTCGAATGTCCAACGCCCGACTACGACCTGGTGTTCTTCGGCACCGACAAGAACTTGCCGGAACGCCGCAAATTTCTCGAAGACCTTCGCGCCGGCCTGCCTGAGTTCCGCTTCGGGTTCTTCGGCTGCATGGACCAGCGGTCGGTGTTTGGCTTCGAGCGTGACATCATCATGTCCCGCAGCCGCATGGCCCTGAATCTCAGCCGCCGCAACGACGTGGCGATGTGCTCATCCGACCGGATCGCTCACACCACAGGCAACGGCCTGCTGACCCTGAACTTTCAGGACGGCGGTCTGGAATCCCTCTACGGCCCGGAAGAAATCGTCTATTTCCAGAACATCGACGACCTGATCGCCAAGTGCCGGGCTTACAGCCAGAACGATACCGACTGGCGTCACATCGCGAAAAACGGCTGGGAACGGGCTCACCGGGATTATTCCTCACGTGAGGTCGCCCGCTTTATGGTGAACCTCACCTTCCGCGACCCCGCCTGGCGCGAAGCCGCCTGGTCCGACCACATCTTCTGGCCGGCCGAAGAACGCACCAGCCGAGCTGCGGCCTGA